One Entomomonas asaccharolytica DNA segment encodes these proteins:
- a CDS encoding phosphate-starvation-inducible protein PsiE, with protein MSKNKIDQFREKFNNNADSLGNLFVEVFHYLALFAVGAIIAWAALQEFLGIFANKKPLIDGILMLFIYLELGAMVGIYFKTKRMPVRFLIYVSITALTRLLISHISHNHQPNWGIIQVCGAILLLAIAVLIVRIASSRFHVKEEDESR; from the coding sequence ATGTCAAAAAACAAAATTGATCAATTTAGAGAAAAATTTAATAACAATGCTGATTCTTTAGGTAATCTCTTCGTTGAAGTTTTTCATTATCTTGCGCTATTTGCTGTAGGCGCCATTATTGCTTGGGCTGCATTACAAGAATTTTTAGGGATATTTGCCAATAAAAAACCCCTAATTGATGGTATTTTAATGCTGTTTATTTACCTTGAATTAGGTGCCATGGTGGGTATTTATTTTAAGACAAAAAGAATGCCTGTCCGCTTTCTTATCTATGTTTCTATTACTGCATTAACCCGTTTATTGATTTCTCATATATCCCATAATCATCAACCTAACTGGGGAATTATTCAAGTCTGTGGCGCTATTTTATTATTGGCAATTGCGGTGCTAATTGTGCGAATTGCTTCTTCTCGTTTCCATGTAAAAGAAGAAGATGAAAGCAGATAA
- a CDS encoding GNAT family N-acetyltransferase, translated as MLNIGYHNLAAGTIAAVVTTLEMKSPPPLRTEQNISEWKLEHWLQPDLKSYQALYRRIGEEWLWSSRLLMADATLSEIINDPKVEVYVLITPSGTGLLELDFRINNECELAFFGISSELIGTGAGRWLMSRALELAWSRPINRFWVHTCTLDHPNALSFYQRSGFIPISRQIEVMADPRLTGVLPKTAAPQIPCLTNKS; from the coding sequence ATGTTAAACATTGGCTACCATAATCTTGCTGCTGGTACTATTGCTGCAGTAGTAACAACGTTAGAAATGAAATCCCCACCACCCTTGCGTACTGAACAAAATATCTCAGAGTGGAAGTTAGAACATTGGCTACAACCTGATTTAAAGAGTTACCAAGCGCTATATCGTCGTATAGGTGAGGAATGGTTATGGAGCTCAAGACTGCTTATGGCAGATGCTACTCTCTCAGAAATTATCAACGACCCTAAGGTAGAAGTATATGTCCTAATTACACCTAGCGGTACAGGACTTTTAGAATTAGACTTCCGCATCAACAATGAATGTGAACTAGCATTCTTTGGTATTTCCTCAGAGCTTATAGGAACAGGGGCTGGAAGATGGTTGATGAGTCGCGCATTAGAACTTGCTTGGTCACGCCCAATAAATCGCTTTTGGGTTCACACTTGTACCCTAGATCATCCCAATGCATTAAGTTTCTATCAACGTTCAGGCTTTATCCCTATCTCTCGCCAAATTGAAGTAATGGCTGACCCACGTTTGACAGGAGTGCTGCCCAAAACGGCAGCACCTCAAATACCCTGTCTTACTAATAAATCATAA
- a CDS encoding GRP family sugar transporter gives MNNILIALIPAVFWGLVPLIVSKMGGKPTNQILGTTIGALIVAIGVYVVVQPSMAQSVLIGGFLSGLAWSFGQFYQYSAFTKIGVSKAMPISTGLQIVSASLFGVIFFKEWAGTTVKIIGASAILIIIIGIFLTAYKKDKDEESSKNMVSGLIILLVSTIGYLGYAVLPRVFDIEGWSGFLPQALGMVLMACILSIKDLKTVITEKTTWKNLLTGFAFAIAAIAYLISASRNGVATGFTLSQMSVVISTLGGIFLLHEHKHGRELVATIMGLALIVAGGIMIGMMK, from the coding sequence ATGAATAATATATTGATTGCACTTATACCTGCTGTATTTTGGGGGCTCGTTCCGCTCATAGTAAGTAAAATGGGTGGTAAACCAACCAATCAAATTCTTGGTACAACCATAGGAGCACTTATAGTTGCGATAGGGGTATATGTAGTAGTACAACCTTCTATGGCACAAAGTGTGTTAATTGGTGGTTTTCTATCAGGTTTAGCTTGGTCTTTTGGTCAATTTTACCAATACTCTGCTTTTACGAAAATTGGCGTTTCTAAAGCGATGCCAATTTCTACTGGCTTACAAATAGTTTCTGCTTCATTATTTGGAGTAATTTTTTTCAAAGAATGGGCAGGCACCACTGTAAAAATAATAGGTGCTAGCGCTATTTTAATTATTATTATTGGTATCTTTTTAACTGCTTATAAAAAGGATAAAGACGAAGAAAGCAGTAAAAATATGGTGTCTGGTCTTATTATCTTATTAGTATCTACCATTGGTTATTTGGGCTACGCAGTGTTACCACGTGTATTTGATATTGAAGGATGGTCTGGCTTTTTACCACAGGCATTGGGTATGGTATTAATGGCATGTATTTTATCAATCAAAGATTTGAAGACAGTAATTACTGAAAAGACTACATGGAAAAATTTGCTAACGGGTTTCGCTTTTGCTATTGCAGCTATTGCTTATCTTATTTCTGCTAGTAGAAATGGTGTTGCTACAGGGTTCACTTTATCGCAGATGAGTGTTGTTATCTCAACTTTAGGTGGTATCTTTTTATTACATGAACATAAGCATGGTAGAGAGTTAGTAGCAACAATTATGGGCTTAGCGTTAATAGTCGCTGGCGGTATTATGATTGGTATGATGAAATAA